The stretch of DNA TTTCTGGCGGCCTGTTCGGCGATTCCGGGTTTGCCGCCCAGAAAGAACACCCTCAGGTTGGAGCCCTGGCGCTCCATCAACTGGGTGATGATGTCGATGCCCGAGGCCCGACCTGGCAAATCGATGTCCAGCATCTTCTTGACGGCCCACACAATGCCCACACCATCTGCAGAAACCAGATCGGCACCACGGATCACCTGGGCCAGTTCAGCGTCTTCTTCTTCGGCCTGAATCACGATTTCGGGGTTGAGGGTGATGACGGTGTGGGGATCAAAAGAACCCATCCAGCCTTCCAGTTTCTCCACCACGCCATCCAGATCCAGGGGATCCAACGGAAAATTGAACAGGGACAGCCTCTGCATCATTTGAACCTGTAAACGGGGGTGTCTTCGGACAGTTTGACATCTAGCAACTTCGGCACCCTATCAGTTTGCGAAATCAGGCTGGAAACTGCAATGTCTTCGTACAGCCTGAGTTTCTGCAACTGCTGTCCGGTGGAGGATTGCAGCAACGCTTCCTGCACATCCGGAAAAGCCCGAACCAGGGCCATGGCCATGCGGGCCGCGTCCAGCAGCTGCACTTCTCTCAATTTTTCAATGCGGCGGGCCAGAAAACCTGCGCACACAGTGTCCTCCAGCGTTTCGTTGCCGTCCTGTCCGGTGCAGACGATAGCGATTTCCTCGGCGGCGAGCTCCACGGCCTTTTTGACCACTGCGCGGGCATTGTAAAAGCTGCCCAGCAGCACATGTTTTGCTTCACTGAGGTTGCGCAGGGCCTGGGGGGTGCTCTGGGCCATGTACATCACGTCCCGGTCCAGGGTCCGGTTGCGCAGTTCGGCAGGACTGGCCGGGTAATTGCTGCCCTCCAGGGGCATACCGTCCCGCTCTCCCACCAGCAGCAGGTTGTGGTCCTGTGCGTACTGGCGGGCGGTTTTCAGGCTGGGTGTCAGGTAAACGTGTTTTGCTCCTGCTTCCAGCAGAATGGGCGCATTGGTGGTTCCCCTGAGGACATCCACCAGCACCACCACATCCGGGTAGGAGCCTCTGGGCAGCAAATCAACTTTCAGGCGCATGAGACCTCCATGACGTGCCCCGGATCTGGCAGGTTGGCAAAGGGCAAGACTTCCGGGTGACGTTCCGGTGTGATTTTAGCACAGGGGATGAAAGCCGAGAGCCGAGGGCCGAGGGCTTTGAGCACCTGTAAAGCCAGAGCTTGCGCGTTTTTATCCTCTTTGCGCATGCTCTGGCTCTTTTTTGCTCTCGGCCCTCGGCCCTTGGCCCTCGGCATTTATTCGCTGCCTTGCAACACCGCCGTCCCTTCCACTCTGGGACCCTCTGGCGTCCACAGGAGGGGGAGAATGTAGAGTTGCCTGCGGGTGCGTTCTTCATCCCAGGCGTGGAACACAATTCCGTCCTGTCCGTCTGGCATGACCGTGATGGAGTTGTGACCAGGGCCAGTCAGTCCAGTCAGGTGGGTGTTGAGGATGCTGGCATGGTCAAAAGGTTCGGTCCAGGGACCCAGGGGATGGTCTGCCACAGCGTAATTGACCCCGTAGGTGTCGTTGATCCAGGCTCCACCCGAATAGAAGCAGAAGTATTTGCCGTTCCTCTTGACGGTAAAAGCCCCTTCCAGGGTGTGCCAGTCCAGGGTCTGACCGTACATTTCCCGGTTTCTCTGGTAAATCTGCCAGTCCTGGGAGGCCCGCAGCACCACCTGTGGGTGTCCTGCCAGCTCGGTCATGCTGAGCATGCGGTCCACCACCAGTGCTGTGCCCACCCGTGCACCATCCAGGAAGTCTCTGGCGTAATACAGGTACCACTGGCCATCCTCGTCCTGAAATGGGCTGGGGTCGATGGAGAAAGGTTCACCTGAAACGAGGTTCAGGTTCTGGTCCTCGTAAGGGCCTTCTGGAGTGGCGGAAATGGCGACCCGCAGGTGGTGCCCTTTGTCCCCATGCCCGACACTGTAATACATGTAGAACTTGCCCTCTGAGAAAGCAACTTCGGGTGCCCAGTAATCGCCGTTTTCAAAGCCGGGGACGGGCAGGAGGGCACCGCCCAGAGATTCCCAGTGTTGCAGGTCTGCAGAGGTGAGCACTTCAAAAGCCCGGCCTTCTCTGGCGCTGCGTCCGGTTCCAAAAGCGTAATAGCGGTCCTGGTGTTTCAGGATGAAAGGGTCTGCGAAGTAAGCGGAATGGCGTGGGCTGAGCGAGGTCATGTCGGCTCCTGTCAGCAGGTG from Deinococcus roseus encodes:
- a CDS encoding glycoside hydrolase family 43 protein, coding for MTSLSPRHSAYFADPFILKHQDRYYAFGTGRSAREGRAFEVLTSADLQHWESLGGALLPVPGFENGDYWAPEVAFSEGKFYMYYSVGHGDKGHHLRVAISATPEGPYEDQNLNLVSGEPFSIDPSPFQDEDGQWYLYYARDFLDGARVGTALVVDRMLSMTELAGHPQVVLRASQDWQIYQRNREMYGQTLDWHTLEGAFTVKRNGKYFCFYSGGAWINDTYGVNYAVADHPLGPWTEPFDHASILNTHLTGLTGPGHNSITVMPDGQDGIVFHAWDEERTRRQLYILPLLWTPEGPRVEGTAVLQGSE
- a CDS encoding 2-phosphosulfolactate phosphatase encodes the protein MRLKVDLLPRGSYPDVVVLVDVLRGTTNAPILLEAGAKHVYLTPSLKTARQYAQDHNLLLVGERDGMPLEGSNYPASPAELRNRTLDRDVMYMAQSTPQALRNLSEAKHVLLGSFYNARAVVKKAVELAAEEIAIVCTGQDGNETLEDTVCAGFLARRIEKLREVQLLDAARMAMALVRAFPDVQEALLQSSTGQQLQKLRLYEDIAVSSLISQTDRVPKLLDVKLSEDTPVYRFK